One Stratiformator vulcanicus genomic window, GCACGCCGGCCCCTTACGTCAAGTCGTCAGTGATCGGGGATCTGGCCGAGATCATTAAGACGCGCAAACCGCGGGAAATCTACGTCACCAATACGGCCGACACCCACAAAGACCACAGTACGACAGGACAATTCTCAATGGATGCGGCGAAGGCCGCGAACTATGGCGGGCCGATCTATACCTATATCGTCCACGGTGAAGTAGAGCCGAATCTACCCCAGCACCGGGTCGCGTTATCCCCGAAACAGGTCGCGCGAAAAAGAGCCGCGATCATCCGCTACGACTCTCAATTGCCAAACGTAACCGACCATCTCGACATTTACGCGGCGCGGGCGACTGAAGAGGAGGTCTTTTGGATTGTCGAATCTGATTAGGCACCCCAGCGATCGCGGTGGACGAGAGCATCTTGATCAATCGGCAGTTGCTATGGCAGCCTCAATTTCGCCGCAATGCAGTCGCCGTTGGCCCATCGGCCGTTATCGGTTCCTGCAAACTTTGGCTGCGAGGCGTTGCGGGTTGGCCACCCGGGGCCGTTGACAGCGCCCGTCAACAGGAGCGCTCCGTCCGGCCCGAGAGAGGCACTGCGAGCGTTGTCGTCATTGGGCCCGCCGAGATAACTTGCGTAGAGGATCGTCTCAAAGTCGGAAGAGAGCTTCACGACAAAGCCGTCGCCCCGCTTACCTCCTCCGTGTTTCTTCTGGAAAGCATTCTCGGTGACAGGGAAGTCCCGCGAGCCGGTTTCACCGACGAAATAAACCGTGCCGTCCTCATCAACGGCAATGCCATCTGCTCCGTCATTGGCCGAACCGCCGATCAAGGTATTCTGCAGGATTTTACCTGCGGTTGAGAGCTTGACGACGGCGACATCGCTTATTCCTTGAAGCATCTTGTGCGTACTCCCGCTGCGAATCGGGAAGTCGGCCGACATTGTCCCCATTGAGAGATAAGCATGTCCGTCATCATCGACTTCCAACTGATGGGTGCTAACCGACCAGTCCCGGTCGGAACCGCCGAGATAAGTCCCATACACCAATTCAGACCCATCGGCCTTAAACATTGCAACGAATCCGTCGGCAACACCGTTCAAGCGTCTTGACTCTGCACCGTCGGTGGTCGGCATATCGCTGGACGTAGTATTCGTTGAAACCACCGGTCGGTGATGGCCATCGAGTCGCACGCACGCCGCCTGCGTGTCCTTGCCGGATCCGCCGAGCCAGCTCGCCCAAGATACAGCCGAGCCGTCATTCCTAATCTTGACGAGTCCACAATCGATATCCCCGGCCGGTTTCTTCTGAAATGAATTCTGAAGCGCGCGATCCATCCAGTCAGGGAATGAATCGATATTTGGCGTATATGACATCGGCACAAAGATACTTCCGTCCGTGTCGACCGCCACGTCCCGGCACAATTCGCCCACGCCGACGTACGTCGCCCACACAATTTCGGTGCCGTCCGGGCGGAGCTTTAGGACGAAGGCGTTTTGTGCTCCGTAAAAACCGATTTCTCGAGACCCGGAAAAATCGGGTTGAAAAACGTCCTTAGTCGTCGGAAAACCGGGTCCAGCCCGTCCGGCCACATAGATAAAGCCGTCAGGTCCGACTTCGACGCCGTAGGCGCGGTCATAATTCGGGCCGCCAATGAACGTCGACCACAGCAATCGGCCATCGGCTGAGAACTTCACCACCAGCACGTCGCAATCGCCATGGGCACCGACAAATTCACCGCCTTGGTTGAAAACCCGATCAACGACACCTGCGGTTGTGGGAAAGTCGGGCGACGAGGTTCCGCCGACAATATAAACATTCCCGTCGGCATCGGCACACACGTCCCGAGCGTGATCCCAATTAGAACCACCATAATACGTCGAAAAGACGAATGGATCGGCCGGTTCGGCAGATGCCGAACTCAGTCCGAGAGCTGCCAACGAAACCAGTCCGACAAAGCAGTCGATCGGAATTAGGCAATGACGTTTTCTCACGATAGCACCTGCTTAGCGGATGAAGTACAGCCTCAGTCTGTTCTCGCGCCCTCATGCAAAACAAGGCCGCCCGGATGTCACCGTGACGACGCATGTTGGCAAAACGACCTTCCCGAGGAATTGCATTCACCTTTGTGCAAAGGTACTAATGCACTAGACGTGGCGGAAATGAGAATCAGTAGGCCGACCAGGTACGCGTTCAAAAGAGGAAGCAATCAATGATCATCTGGGGATGGCGGGGAGTAACGACGACGAAAGACACGGGTGATTTTTTCTGCCCGGAATGCAACGCCGATGCGACCTATCGGCACCGCAAGGTCCGTAACTTTTTCACGCTCTATTTCATCCCATTAATCCCGCTGAATGAATTGGGCACGTTCGTCGAATGTGACCATTGCAAGAACGGTTTTCGCGAAGAAGTCTTAGAACTTGACCCGCGAAGAGCGGCGGTACAGTTCGTCGCGACCTACCAGGAAGCGATGAAGAGCGTGATGGTCGAAATGATGCGAGCCGACGGTGAGATCGACGCCGACGAAATCAGCACGATCCAAAAAATCTATCGAAAGTTGACCGGACAGGAATTAACGCCGGACGACGTCCTGTCGCATGAGCCCAGCGAGTCGTTTCTTGAAGAACTTGAAGCGATCGCCCCGCAGATGAATAACGAGGGCAAGGAGAAGGTGATCAAGGCGGCCTATTACGTAGCGGCCGCCGACGGCGTGTTTGCCGATGAAGAGCGCGACTTCATCGTCGAAGTGGCCGACGCGATTGACATGAGCCGAGCACACCTCAAAGGCGTGATCGCCGATTGCTCCGAACGGTCGAAAGTAAAGCAATAACGCTGCGATTTGTACTCTGGCGAGTTTAAGAAGCCGGCGGCCGAGGTGCGCTCGGACGCCGGCGTATTGTTTAATCGTTCTTAAATTGCTTTCGAGCTTTCTTCCATACCTGACGGGCGCAGCGGTAGTCGAGCCGAACGAGCCGCTGTCGGCGCGTATCGAGAGTGTCGAGCCCGCCGTAAATCGTTTTGGTGTAAACAAACGGCAGGCAGACGCCGGTCACTTTTCGAGGAGTACCGGCATCCTGCGGAATCATGTTGACTTTGACGACGTTGTTGTCAGACAGAGACGGATCACTGCCGAGCCAGCACGACGTTGGCATATCATAAGTCTCGTCAAGAACGGTCACGAAGTCACCGCGCACAATGTCCTCACCCGCGACGGTCGCGGCCAGCGTGGATTGGTCGCACTTGGCGACGGTCGCATTCATCGTCATACCCTCCAGATCATCTCGACGGGTTCACATGGTTGCGTCATCCGCTCGCAATAGTGACGACCCGAAACGTGTGCCAAACGATTCCGTAGGTTTGAGTCGCTCGGTGTAAGGCGGACGGGTGCGCAAGTAAAAGGTTCGCACATCCGGCGCTGGGGAGCGAATTGTGCATCGACTTCACTGCTGATACTTTAGCAACTGCTGATGCGTCGCTGTCGACGGGTCAGACTGTCGCTTTGAATCTCGCCGATAGGAATATCCCACATGAAAAATTTGAATCGATGGGCCGCGATGGTCCTTGCGGTGGTTGTCGCCGCAACGACGTCGGCCGCATTTGCGAAAGAAACTCCGGAG contains:
- a CDS encoding S-layer protein; amino-acid sequence: MRKRHCLIPIDCFVGLVSLAALGLSSASAEPADPFVFSTYYGGSNWDHARDVCADADGNVYIVGGTSSPDFPTTAGVVDRVFNQGGEFVGAHGDCDVLVVKFSADGRLLWSTFIGGPNYDRAYGVEVGPDGFIYVAGRAGPGFPTTKDVFQPDFSGSREIGFYGAQNAFVLKLRPDGTEIVWATYVGVGELCRDVAVDTDGSIFVPMSYTPNIDSFPDWMDRALQNSFQKKPAGDIDCGLVKIRNDGSAVSWASWLGGSGKDTQAACVRLDGHHRPVVSTNTTSSDMPTTDGAESRRLNGVADGFVAMFKADGSELVYGTYLGGSDRDWSVSTHQLEVDDDGHAYLSMGTMSADFPIRSGSTHKMLQGISDVAVVKLSTAGKILQNTLIGGSANDGADGIAVDEDGTVYFVGETGSRDFPVTENAFQKKHGGGKRGDGFVVKLSSDFETILYASYLGGPNDDNARSASLGPDGALLLTGAVNGPGWPTRNASQPKFAGTDNGRWANGDCIAAKLRLP
- a CDS encoding TerB family tellurite resistance protein; this encodes MIIWGWRGVTTTKDTGDFFCPECNADATYRHRKVRNFFTLYFIPLIPLNELGTFVECDHCKNGFREEVLELDPRRAAVQFVATYQEAMKSVMVEMMRADGEIDADEISTIQKIYRKLTGQELTPDDVLSHEPSESFLEELEAIAPQMNNEGKEKVIKAAYYVAAADGVFADEERDFIVEVADAIDMSRAHLKGVIADCSERSKVKQ